A genome region from Pirellulales bacterium includes the following:
- a CDS encoding radical SAM protein: protein MTKPLPSADEPVAPSGGLAPVFAAHERSFETNRFVYPVVSRRSGGLSIGVNLNPDKVCNFDCIYCQVNRVEKSETRFVEIDPLLAELDGMLGLVRSGAIWRQPKFRETPGAFCRLNDIAFSGDGEPTTYRNFDEIIERCASLKRAHGLDEVKLVLITNASMFHRPHVERGLEIFDANQGEIWAKLDAGTAEYYHLVDRTTIPFQQILDNITAAARRRPLVIQSLFMRVNGQSPTPAELDAYCDRLRAIVAAGGQIRLVQVYTVARRPAESYVAPLADAEVDQIVELVRTRAQLPALAYYGRQSAD, encoded by the coding sequence ATGACCAAACCGCTTCCATCCGCCGACGAACCCGTTGCACCCAGTGGTGGCCTTGCGCCGGTCTTCGCCGCGCACGAGCGGTCGTTCGAGACCAACCGCTTCGTCTATCCGGTGGTGAGTCGTCGCTCGGGCGGACTATCGATCGGCGTTAATCTCAATCCCGACAAGGTATGCAACTTTGATTGCATCTATTGTCAGGTGAATCGCGTTGAGAAGAGCGAAACGCGATTTGTCGAAATCGATCCGCTGCTGGCGGAACTCGACGGCATGCTCGGCCTTGTTCGCTCCGGCGCGATCTGGCGGCAGCCGAAGTTTCGAGAGACGCCGGGCGCATTTTGCCGGCTGAACGACATCGCGTTCTCTGGCGATGGAGAGCCCACCACCTATCGCAATTTCGACGAGATTATCGAGCGCTGCGCCAGTCTTAAACGCGCGCACGGACTCGACGAGGTCAAACTGGTGTTGATCACCAACGCCAGCATGTTCCACCGCCCGCACGTCGAGCGCGGACTGGAGATATTCGACGCGAACCAGGGGGAGATTTGGGCTAAGCTCGACGCCGGCACGGCGGAGTACTATCACCTGGTGGACCGCACCACGATTCCCTTTCAGCAGATTCTCGACAACATCACCGCGGCGGCGCGGCGGCGGCCGCTGGTGATTCAATCCTTGTTCATGCGGGTGAATGGCCAGTCGCCGACGCCGGCAGAGTTGGACGCATATTGCGATCGATTGCGCGCGATCGTCGCCGCCGGCGGGCAAATTCGACTGGTGCAGGTCTACACCGTGGCGCGGCGCCCGGCCGAATCGTACGTGGCCCCACTGGCCGATGCCGAGGTGGACCAGATTGTCGAGCTAGTCAGAACGCGCGCGCAGTTGCCCGCACTGGCGTATTACGGGAGACAGTCGGCAGACTGA
- a CDS encoding beta-lactamase family protein: MPTAIIPRHGVTIRVLSRWKHLLWLGAYLPIAAAVHAQPAAETLAESAPPRVAAISAALQPFVERGNLAGAVALVGQRGKIVHLDGVGLADVESQRPMRGDTVFSIMSMTKPIAAVAALICCDEGKLALDEPLATWLPEFKEAPHNTITLRHALTHTSGLFSDQRNTGTLEATVARLAKQKLQFEPGSRWMYGPGLTVAGRAVEVASGMPFDQFVAKRICEPLAMDDTGFRLTPEDEKRLASTYAYNSREKKLTRSKFDFFGPMETRSPNPSGGLYSTAADLFRFYQMLLRRGELDGVRLLKPETVDEMCRVQTGDLKAGFVPGTVYGLGVGVVREPEGVTAMLSPGSFGHGGMLGTQAWADPHNEAVMILLIQRVGLPNGDGSEYRLEFQRAAAAALAARP, translated from the coding sequence ATGCCAACGGCGATCATCCCGCGCCACGGAGTCACAATCCGCGTCTTGAGCCGTTGGAAGCATTTGCTGTGGCTCGGCGCGTATCTGCCGATCGCCGCCGCGGTCCATGCACAACCCGCGGCCGAAACGCTGGCAGAGTCGGCGCCGCCGCGCGTGGCGGCCATCTCCGCCGCGCTGCAACCATTCGTTGAGCGGGGCAATCTGGCGGGCGCCGTGGCGCTGGTTGGCCAACGGGGCAAGATCGTTCATCTCGATGGCGTCGGCCTGGCCGACGTGGAATCACAACGCCCCATGCGCGGCGACACGGTGTTCTCCATCATGTCGATGACCAAGCCAATCGCGGCGGTGGCGGCGCTGATCTGCTGCGACGAAGGGAAGTTGGCGCTGGATGAACCGCTGGCCACCTGGTTGCCCGAGTTCAAGGAAGCGCCGCACAACACGATCACGCTGCGGCATGCGCTGACGCACACCTCGGGGCTGTTCAGCGACCAACGGAACACCGGCACGTTGGAAGCGACCGTGGCCCGACTGGCCAAGCAGAAATTGCAGTTCGAACCGGGCTCTCGCTGGATGTACGGCCCCGGCCTGACGGTGGCTGGCCGCGCGGTGGAGGTCGCGTCGGGCATGCCGTTCGATCAGTTCGTGGCGAAGCGAATTTGCGAACCGTTGGCGATGGACGACACCGGTTTTCGACTGACTCCGGAAGACGAGAAGCGGCTGGCCTCAACCTACGCCTACAATAGTCGCGAGAAGAAATTGACGCGCAGCAAGTTCGATTTCTTTGGCCCCATGGAGACGCGCAGCCCCAACCCATCGGGCGGGTTGTATTCGACCGCGGCGGACCTGTTTCGCTTTTATCAAATGCTGTTGCGGCGGGGGGAACTCGATGGCGTGCGATTGCTCAAGCCAGAAACGGTGGACGAAATGTGCCGCGTACAGACGGGCGATCTTAAAGCCGGTTTCGTGCCGGGCACGGTATACGGTCTGGGGGTGGGCGTGGTGCGCGAGCCCGAAGGGGTGACGGCGATGTTGTCGCCGGGGTCGTTCGGACATGGCGGCATGCTCGGCACCCAAGCCTGGGCCGATCCGCACAACGAAGCCGTGATGATCTTGCTGATTCAGCGAGTGGGTTTGCCCAACGGCGATGGCAGCGAGTATCGCCTGGAGTTTCAACGCGCGGCTGCGGCGGCGCTGGCGGCGCGCCCATAG
- a CDS encoding DUF3386 family protein: MRTATKCLILLLSLLLARPAAAHFVWVDVIPQSDALRQLRVYFSEGLEPGALRLVDRLKPTEAWVIREGGEPKAVELTSWKDDAGETGALVGEAPVTGDYVAAARCQYGVFEREGKAMLLNYYATQWLGPIDKTFASGKLDLEVVPALADGGITLTTLWQGKPLADAEVVVIDPAGESHDHKTDAAGVVRLSTAAPGVYAIRAKHVEADRGGELDGKQYTQTTHFATTSFKIIAPATTAAAESAEAILAGAREHRAVWDNFPGFVAKIEVKLDEETKEGELHVTADGDVELKGIGSFGAGLVDRHLNSLVMHRMPGSQFDNGAAFDGSLSHVLGPRVKLSDPQMGSVYRIRDRVVTEVNRAMGKQHFTISVLDVDFNAEGKYMPHAFTVSFWDEKTGDLKLTETVYHEWVRLGKFDLPAQVTVVGCGDKNRRQVLQIVFSDHRLQAGEQAAR; the protein is encoded by the coding sequence ATGCGCACCGCAACTAAGTGTTTGATCTTGCTTCTGTCATTGCTGCTCGCGCGTCCTGCGGCGGCGCATTTTGTGTGGGTCGATGTGATCCCACAATCCGACGCGCTGCGCCAGTTGCGCGTTTATTTTTCTGAAGGGCTGGAGCCCGGCGCGCTGCGCCTGGTTGACCGTCTGAAGCCGACCGAGGCCTGGGTGATTCGCGAAGGGGGCGAGCCCAAGGCGGTTGAGCTGACAAGCTGGAAAGACGACGCCGGCGAAACCGGCGCGCTGGTGGGCGAGGCGCCGGTGACCGGCGACTACGTGGCGGCGGCGCGCTGCCAATACGGCGTGTTCGAGCGCGAAGGCAAGGCCATGCTGCTCAACTACTACGCCACGCAATGGCTGGGACCGATCGACAAGACTTTCGCCAGCGGCAAGCTTGATCTGGAAGTGGTGCCGGCCTTGGCCGATGGCGGCATCACCCTCACCACGCTCTGGCAGGGCAAGCCGCTCGCCGACGCCGAGGTGGTGGTGATTGATCCGGCGGGCGAAAGCCACGACCACAAGACCGATGCGGCCGGCGTGGTGCGGTTGTCGACGGCGGCGCCTGGCGTGTACGCCATCCGCGCCAAGCATGTCGAGGCGGATCGCGGCGGCGAACTGGACGGCAAGCAGTACACGCAAACCACGCATTTCGCGACCACCTCCTTCAAGATCATCGCCCCGGCGACCACGGCCGCAGCCGAGTCGGCCGAAGCCATTTTGGCCGGCGCCCGCGAGCACCGCGCCGTGTGGGACAACTTCCCGGGCTTCGTGGCCAAGATCGAAGTGAAGCTGGATGAAGAAACCAAGGAAGGCGAGCTGCACGTCACCGCCGATGGCGATGTGGAGCTCAAGGGTATCGGCTCGTTCGGCGCGGGATTGGTCGATCGCCACCTGAACTCGCTGGTCATGCACCGCATGCCGGGATCGCAGTTCGACAATGGCGCGGCCTTTGATGGCAGCCTGTCGCACGTGCTGGGGCCGCGCGTCAAGCTGTCCGACCCGCAGATGGGCAGCGTCTACCGAATTCGCGATCGGGTGGTGACCGAGGTGAATCGGGCGATGGGCAAGCAGCACTTCACGATCAGCGTGCTGGATGTGGACTTCAACGCCGAAGGCAAGTACATGCCGCACGCGTTCACGGTCAGCTTTTGGGACGAAAAGACCGGCGATCTCAAGCTGACCGAGACCGTCTATCACGAGTGGGTGCGCCTCGGCAAGTTCGACCTGCCGGCGCAAGTGACCGTGGTGGGCTGCGGCGACAAGAATCGCCGCCAAGTGCTGCAGATCGTGTTTAGCGATCACCGCTTGCAGGCGGGCGAGCAGGCCGCGCGCTAG
- a CDS encoding cysteine hydrolase family protein, with protein MPRAFLMFLVACLAQHALGRGAAAESPAALTLHARSRDAAAAPVEKALHWNPRRTALIICDMWDAHWCRGAAARVVELADPTNRLAQRAREQGVLVIHAPSTCMEFYQDTPQRQRALTAPYAKAPKPLSQSMRWGTRWCWPDPRREPDLPIDDSDMGCDCATKCEIHSPWKRQIAIIEIGEPDVISDDGQEVFNVLAERGIDQIIIAGVHLNMCVLGRSFAIRQMVDLGKQVVLVRDLTDTMYNHQMRPQVDHFRGTDLVVEHVERHWCPTIASTDLLGGEPFRFRDDRRQ; from the coding sequence ATGCCGAGGGCATTTCTCATGTTTCTGGTCGCCTGCTTGGCTCAGCACGCCTTAGGCCGGGGCGCTGCCGCCGAGTCTCCCGCGGCGCTCACACTGCACGCCCGCAGTCGCGACGCTGCCGCCGCGCCGGTGGAAAAGGCGCTCCACTGGAACCCGCGCCGCACCGCGCTCATTATCTGCGACATGTGGGACGCTCACTGGTGTCGCGGCGCCGCCGCGCGAGTGGTCGAACTGGCCGATCCCACCAATCGGCTGGCCCAGCGCGCCCGCGAACAAGGCGTGCTGGTCATTCACGCCCCTAGCACCTGCATGGAGTTTTACCAAGACACGCCACAGCGCCAGCGCGCGCTGACGGCGCCGTATGCCAAGGCGCCCAAACCGCTGTCGCAGAGCATGCGCTGGGGCACGCGCTGGTGTTGGCCAGATCCCCGCCGCGAGCCCGACCTGCCGATCGACGATTCCGACATGGGCTGCGACTGCGCCACGAAGTGCGAGATTCACTCCCCGTGGAAGCGGCAGATCGCGATCATCGAAATTGGCGAACCGGACGTGATTAGCGACGACGGTCAAGAGGTGTTCAACGTCCTGGCCGAGCGCGGCATCGACCAGATTATCATCGCCGGCGTGCATCTCAACATGTGCGTGCTAGGCCGGTCGTTCGCCATTCGGCAAATGGTCGACCTCGGCAAACAGGTGGTGCTGGTCCGCGACCTGACCGACACCATGTACAACCACCAGATGCGTCCGCAGGTCGATCACTTCCGTGGCACCGATCTGGTCGTCGAGCATGTGGAGCGCCACTGGTGCCCCACCATCGCCAGCACCGATCTCTTGGGCGGCGAGCCATTTCGCTTTCGCGACGACCGGCGCCAGTAA